A stretch of Porites lutea chromosome 5, jaPorLute2.1, whole genome shotgun sequence DNA encodes these proteins:
- the LOC140937240 gene encoding uncharacterized protein — protein sequence MHSYLSKEQRESYLRELFYSSFSDRRASVATRNEEVKSLGKHVRKLYSLIEVGKGLSPDAESSLKEIIKIRTKGRPGFYETKMMADYKKLLFFRGQREEMETNIEEQQCFQCIRNTRKPLSVLREDDWYWGTKQQLRCGEIIADTLGGLDPVFGVLLYPAGGRTELTNPNNKHFRITGKEQEEIEAILYHTATHDACGYLNEYHQIGPGYNYLGTRLTVVPTCFPQSGRLAALMFWKKLINEPDTPFEY from the exons ATGCATTCGTATCTTTCTAAGGAACAGCGAGAAAGTTATCTCAGAGAACTGTTCTACTCTTCGTTTAGCGACCGAAGAGCGAGCGTAGCTACAAGAAATGAAGAAGTAAAAAGTCTTGGGAAACATGTGCGGAAATTGTACAGTTTAATAGAGGTTGGAAAGGGTCTTTCCCCGGACGCCGAATCGTCTCTGAAGGAAATCATTAAGATCCGCACGAAAGGAAGGCCTGGCTTCTACGAAACAAAAATGATGGCGGATTATAAAAAGCTTCTGTTTTTTCGAGGACAAAGGGAAGAAATGGAGACTAATATTGAAGAGCAGCAGTGCTTTCAATGCATTCGTAACACAAGAAAGCCATTATCTGTGCTTCGCGAAGACGACTGGTATTGGGGAACAAAGCAACAACTAAGATGCGGAGAGATAATTGCAGACACACTTGGAGGACTTGACCCTGTATTTGGAGTCTTATTATATCCAGCAG GAGGAAGAACAGAGCTTACCAATCCAAACAACAAACACTTCCGAATCACGGgcaaagaacaagaagaaattGAAGCCATACTTTACCACACTGCTACCCATGATGCCTGCGGCTACCTGAACGAGTACCACCAAATTGGACCTGGATACAACTACCTCGGTACCAGATTAACTGTCGTTCCGACGTGCTTTCCGCAAAGCGGGCGATTAGCTGCTCTCATGTTCTGGAAGAAGTTGATCAATGAACCTGACACGCCATTTGAGTATTAA
- the LOC140937977 gene encoding heat shock 70 kDa protein 1-like: MAGLAIGIDLGISYSRVAVCRQGKVEVIANDQGNRTTPSYVAFNEKGRLLGDAAKEQVALNPSNTVFESKRLIGRKYEEPSVQADVKHWPFKVVEDGGRPKIQVEPKGEIKTFFPEEISAMVLSKMKATAEAYLGEKVVDAVITVPAYFNDSQRQATIDAGDIAGLNVLRIIKEPTAAAIAYGLDKKVGGERNVLIFDLGGGAFDVSVLTIEEGIFEVKATSGDTHLAGEDFDHRLGNYLIQEFKRKFKKDISDDQQAVRRLLAECERVKRTLSSIAQARQGCPKQSKDNPGLPRHLNSDVRA; the protein is encoded by the exons ATGGCTGGCCTCGCCATAGGAATCGATCTTGGTATCTCTTATTCTCGTGTCGCTGTTTGTCGACAAGGTAAAGTGGAAGTCATCGCTAATGATCAAGGAAATCGAACAACTCCAAGTTATGTTGCCTTCAATGAAAAGGGAAGACTCCTTGGTGATGCCGCAAAGGAGCAAGTCGCTCTCAATCCTTCAAATACCGTTTTCG AATCGAAGCGTCTCATTGGGCGAAAATATGAAGAACCGAGCGTCCAAGCAGACGTAAAACACTGGCCTTTTAAG GTTGTAGAGGATGGCGGCAGACCGAAGATCCAAGTTGAGCccaaaggagaaattaaaacgtttttcccCGAAGAG ATTTCCGCGATGGTTTTGTCCAAAATGAAGGCAACCGCAGAAGCTTATCTCGGTGAAAAAGTTGTTGATGCTGTAATCACCGTACCGGCCTATTTTAATGATTCACAGAGACAAGCTACCATAGATGCTGGTGA TATTGCTGGTCTCAATGTTCTTCGCATAATCAAAGAACCCACCGCTGCAGCTATCGCTTATGGACTGGACAAAAAAGTTGGTGGTGAGAGGAATGTGCTCATTTTTGACCTGGGTGGTGGTGCCTTTGATGTTTCTGTTCTCACCATCGAGGAGGGCATCTTTGAGGTCAAAGCAACCAGTGGAGATACCCATCTTGCAGGTGAAGATTTCGACCATCGCCTTGGTAACTACTTGATTCAagaatttaaaaggaaattcaaGAAAGACATCTCTGACGACCAGCAGGCTGTGCGGCGTTTGCTGGCTGAGTGTGAAAGAGTAAAGAGGACTCTGTCCTCAATTGCACAGGCCAGGCAAGGTTGTCCAAAGCAGAGTAAGGATAACCCAGGGTTACCGCGacatttgaattcagatgtgagagcttaa
- the LOC140936339 gene encoding LIM and senescent cell antigen-like-containing domain protein 1: MPVQNEMQPPTGYGLGHAICAVCQESFGVDERMVNSNGQILHERCFVCVQCFQPFPEGLFYEYDERRYCEQDFQTLFAPCCKQCGKFVIGRVIKAMQANWHPDCFRCEICNEALADSGFVKNAGRALCKKCNADEKTKKTGRYVCRKCHTYIPEGQHIMYMGEPVHPWHYNCFSCNKELDHLCRKKENELYCLRCHDKMGIPICGGCRRPVEERVVHALGKAWHVEHFVCAKCEKPFYGHRYYERRGLAYCETHYNELFGDVCFECNKAIVGDVVNALHKCWCVHHFTCIGCNISLNLKSKFHEFDMQPLCKKCYEKMPLELKKRLKKAEQTAGRK; the protein is encoded by the exons ATGCCAGTTCAAAATGAGATGCAACCACCGACAGGTTACGGACTAGGCCACGCTATTTGTGCAGTTTGTCAAGAGAGCTTTGGTGTCGATGAGCGAATGGTGAATTCCAATGGTCAAATTCTTCACGAAAGGTGTTTTGT ttgtgtgcaaTGCTTCCAACCATTTCCTGAAGGATTGTTTTATGAG TATGATGAGAGGCGATACTGTGAACAAGACTTCCAGACTTTGTTTGCTCCATGCTGCAAACAGTGTG GTAAGTTTGTGATTGGCCGAGTGATCAAGGCAATGCAGGCAAACTGGCATCCAGATTGTTTCCGTTGTGAGATCTGCAATGAAGCTTTGGCTGATTCTGGGTTTGTCAAAAATGCTGGAAG GGCACTTTGTAAGAAGTGCAATGCAGATGAAAAGACTAAAA AAACTGGTCGTTATGTTTGTCGTAAGTGTCA TACTTACATCCCTGAAGGACAGCATATTATGTACATGGGTGAGCCAGTTCATCCCTGGCATTATAACTGCTTTTCATGCAA CAAGGAGCTGGACCATCTATGCCGTAAGAAAGAAAATGAGTTGTACTGTTTGAGGTGCCATGATAAAATGGGAATACCAATTTGTGGAGGTTGTAG GCGGCCAGTTGAAGAGCGGGTGGTACACGCCCTTGGAAAAGCATGGCATGTTGAG CATTTTGTGTGCGCCAAGTGTGAAAAACCATTTTATGGTCATCGTTATTATGAAAGGAGAGGCCTGGCATACTGTGAAACCCACTATAACGAG CTCTTTGGTGATGTTTGCTTTGAATGCAACAAAGCCATTGTGGGAGATG TGGTAAATGCGCTTCACAAGTGTTGGTGTGTCCATCATTTCACCTGCATCGGATGCAACATTTCTTTAAATCTCAA GAGCAAATTCCATGAGTTTGACATGCAGCCCCTGTGCAAAAAATGTTACGAGAAGATGCCCCTGGAGTTGAAAAAGAGGTTAAAGAAAGCAGAGCAGACAGCTGGCAGGAAGTAA